From a single Sediminibacterium sp. KACHI17 genomic region:
- a CDS encoding hemerythrin domain-containing protein — translation MNQLSRYNPFHQIHQGLRALLYHCSLQVQHTDFTEEEEASKTIAQLKELIWLFDGHAHTEDTKVFTLIADKAPQVIADFEQQHDKDHMLAAHLQGCIEQYEAAVKPSDKIFAGRQIQFSLAEFTAFNLSHMNMEEVIIKELIWQHYTDEQLHNLTMEIVGSLPPDKNARYSYWMMKGLSIREIAEWFRAIQASAPPFVMDQMMELAAAALDCTDFNEVQKSLALETV, via the coding sequence ATGAATCAATTATCACGTTACAACCCCTTTCATCAGATACATCAGGGGTTAAGAGCCCTGCTGTATCATTGCTCTTTGCAGGTGCAGCATACAGATTTTACAGAGGAGGAAGAAGCTTCCAAAACAATTGCACAACTAAAAGAGCTGATCTGGCTTTTTGATGGGCACGCGCATACCGAAGACACAAAAGTATTTACATTGATTGCAGATAAAGCACCACAGGTGATCGCAGATTTTGAACAGCAGCACGATAAGGATCATATGCTTGCAGCACATTTGCAAGGATGTATTGAACAGTATGAAGCCGCGGTTAAGCCCTCCGATAAAATTTTTGCTGGAAGACAAATACAGTTCTCGCTTGCCGAGTTTACTGCATTCAATTTATCACATATGAATATGGAGGAAGTGATCATTAAAGAATTGATCTGGCAACATTATACGGATGAGCAATTACACAACCTAACCATGGAGATCGTAGGCTCTCTTCCTCCTGATAAAAACGCGCGATATAGCTACTGGATGATGAAAGGATTAAGTATCAGAGAAATCGCTGAATGGTTTCGTGCCATACAAGCTTCTGCACCTCCATTTGTAATGGATCAAATGATGGAGTTAGCTGCAGCTGCATTGGATTGTACAGATTTTAATGAAGTTCAAAAATCTTTGGCATTAGAAACGGTCTAA